The following proteins are encoded in a genomic region of Thiomonas sp. X19:
- a CDS encoding MliC family protein, with protein MRPRQHPPSTRPQTPSYMTAAWHLRTVALLGAGLATLLLAGCETAVSLNGPAPVVQVPMSPPVNTPPVPRNTYSPPPTASVRPPAAQAQPLQPTPGIAVQPLAPESAPSAPAASSAYSATYPAASAPPGQPAPGSVYPPAYPSSNPPSQGSAAQAPAAPVFTPQSGPLPANAVRYVCNDGTSFVATFGDVSVNLSTALGTVKLEQTVAADGARYKNGDLQVWFKGRQATVNNLTQAGSTTLCVEQR; from the coding sequence ATGCGACCCCGCCAGCACCCGCCATCCACCCGCCCGCAAACCCCGTCGTACATGACGGCGGCGTGGCATCTCCGCACTGTGGCTCTGCTCGGTGCCGGCCTGGCCACGCTGCTGCTCGCCGGCTGTGAAACCGCGGTGTCGCTCAACGGCCCGGCGCCGGTGGTGCAAGTGCCCATGTCGCCGCCCGTCAACACCCCGCCAGTGCCACGCAACACCTACAGCCCGCCGCCCACGGCCAGTGTGCGGCCGCCCGCCGCGCAGGCCCAGCCGCTGCAACCCACGCCGGGCATCGCCGTGCAACCGCTGGCCCCCGAGTCCGCGCCTTCGGCCCCGGCAGCGTCATCCGCATATTCCGCCACCTATCCGGCAGCTTCGGCACCACCCGGCCAGCCCGCGCCCGGCTCCGTCTATCCGCCGGCGTATCCGTCCTCCAACCCACCCAGCCAGGGCAGTGCGGCCCAAGCTCCTGCCGCCCCGGTGTTCACCCCGCAGTCAGGCCCGCTGCCGGCCAACGCCGTGCGCTACGTCTGCAACGACGGCACCTCTTTCGTCGCGACCTTCGGCGATGTCAGCGTCAACCTGTCCACCGCGCTCGGCACCGTCAAGCTCGAACAAACCGTCGCCGCCGACGGCGCCCGCTACAAGAACGGCGACTTGCAAGTCTGGTTCAAAGGCCGCCAAGCCACCGTCAACAACCTCACCCAGGCGGGGAGCACGACCTTGTGCGTGGAACAGCGGTGA
- a CDS encoding polysaccharide deacetylase family protein: MIKPHPTTVLMYHAVSAVGDGFSRADAHYSVGPTQFLEQLQIVRDAGRRPQSVQSLLLRPEASAVAFTFDDGDVSNAWAAQALHDAGGSGDFFVNTQTIGKTGHLSWQALRDMTAAGMSIQSHAHSHRYLDELTLAEVEQELHTSKAMLEDKLGCPVELFAPPGGRMPAGMHLTTTRLGYKAICSSRVALWHDLRSDDIPRLAVLRGTTPAQFAKWLAQDRLELLRQRLRYGALISSKQLLGNTNYERVRRGLLRLASGGR; this comes from the coding sequence ATGATCAAACCCCATCCAACCACGGTCTTGATGTATCACGCAGTATCCGCTGTAGGCGATGGCTTTTCACGAGCCGATGCGCACTATTCGGTCGGCCCAACCCAGTTTCTGGAACAACTCCAGATCGTCCGTGACGCCGGACGACGACCCCAGAGCGTGCAGTCGCTGCTGCTGCGCCCGGAAGCGTCCGCTGTAGCCTTCACCTTCGACGACGGCGACGTCAGTAATGCCTGGGCAGCGCAGGCATTGCACGATGCAGGTGGCTCCGGTGACTTTTTCGTCAATACGCAAACCATCGGCAAGACTGGGCATCTGAGCTGGCAGGCCTTGCGCGACATGACTGCGGCGGGCATGTCGATCCAGTCGCACGCACACAGCCATCGTTACCTGGACGAACTCACCCTAGCCGAGGTCGAGCAGGAATTGCACACCTCCAAGGCCATGCTGGAAGACAAGCTCGGCTGCCCGGTCGAACTGTTCGCGCCACCCGGCGGACGCATGCCGGCCGGCATGCACCTCACCACCACGCGCCTGGGTTACAAGGCCATCTGCTCGTCGCGCGTAGCCCTGTGGCATGACTTGCGGTCCGATGACATTCCACGCCTGGCGGTGTTGCGCGGCACCACGCCAGCGCAATTTGCGAAATGGCTCGCACAAGACCGCCTGGAACTGCTGCGCCAGCGGCTGCGCTACGGCGCCCTGATTTCCAGCAAGCAGTTGCTCGGCAATACCAATTACGAGCGCGTGCGACGCGGCCTGCTGCGCCTGGCCTCGGGCGGGCGCTGA
- a CDS encoding glycosyltransferase — protein MREIRALIDLGMDVRIVSLKPPSEALMQSDAQTLLDRVIYPPGKAHAMLLAGAELLRHPLRSCAELGQIVRGLRRQPQALVKTMVTWWRTLAMLRAVSRLQPGHLHAHWATYPSTAAMFAAGRLGLPFSFTAHAHDIFLEDQLLAPKLAHARFSVTISQYNRTFLADRVSLVLLDRMRVIHCGVSPQDYAFKPQDRQPGLILAVGRLDPIKGFEHLIDACGLLAERGVEFTCRIVGEGPLRESLSRQIARVGLQHKVQLLGARKQEEVRALLSRAAVFALPCVITPQGDRDGIPVALMEAMACGTPVVSTRVSGIPELVTDKICGLLAEPGDAADLARCIEHQLGHTAEVKTRVLEGRRKVEAEFAIATEAAKLHAAIASGCVPSKVAARVDRG, from the coding sequence GTGCGCGAAATCCGCGCCTTGATCGACCTCGGCATGGATGTCCGCATCGTCTCGCTCAAGCCGCCCAGTGAAGCCCTGATGCAGTCCGATGCCCAGACGCTGCTGGACAGGGTGATCTACCCGCCCGGCAAGGCGCACGCCATGCTGCTGGCGGGAGCCGAACTCCTGCGCCACCCCTTGCGCTCCTGCGCCGAGCTAGGGCAAATCGTGCGGGGCTTGCGGCGTCAGCCGCAGGCCCTGGTCAAGACCATGGTGACCTGGTGGCGCACCCTGGCGATGCTGCGCGCCGTCAGTCGCCTGCAGCCCGGCCACCTGCACGCCCATTGGGCGACCTATCCCTCGACGGCTGCCATGTTCGCCGCGGGGCGGCTGGGGCTTCCCTTCAGCTTCACCGCCCATGCACACGACATCTTTCTGGAAGATCAATTGCTGGCGCCTAAATTGGCGCACGCCAGGTTCAGCGTGACCATCTCTCAGTACAACCGCACTTTTCTTGCCGACCGTGTCTCGCTCGTCCTGCTCGACCGAATGCGCGTCATTCATTGCGGGGTTTCCCCCCAGGACTATGCCTTCAAGCCGCAGGACCGACAGCCTGGGCTGATCCTGGCAGTCGGCAGGCTGGACCCGATCAAAGGTTTCGAGCATTTGATCGATGCTTGCGGCCTACTGGCCGAACGCGGCGTCGAATTCACCTGCCGCATCGTCGGCGAAGGCCCGCTGCGCGAGTCCCTCTCCCGGCAAATCGCCAGGGTTGGCTTGCAGCACAAGGTGCAACTACTGGGCGCGCGCAAACAGGAGGAAGTGCGCGCATTGCTGAGCAGGGCAGCAGTGTTCGCGCTGCCCTGCGTGATCACGCCGCAGGGCGACCGCGACGGCATTCCCGTGGCGCTGATGGAGGCCATGGCCTGCGGCACGCCCGTGGTGTCCACGCGCGTCTCGGGCATCCCGGAACTGGTGACGGACAAGATCTGCGGCCTGCTGGCCGAACCCGGCGATGCGGCCGATCTAGCCCGCTGCATCGAACACCAGCTCGGCCACACGGCTGAAGTCAAAACCCGCGTCTTGGAGGGACGGCGCAAGGTCGAGGCCGAATTCGCCATTGCCACCGAGGCTGCCAAATTGCATGCCGCCATCGCCTCAGGGTGCGTGCCGAGCAAGGTCGCGGCGCGAGTCGACCGTGGGTAA
- a CDS encoding O-antigen ligase codes for MKAESQTAVQATPRALRLLLAAAIFYIPNQSHFPDFSGTGLNVTNLLFFSILLLVVRNKAQNPGPAPLKKEFIFFFLVLAWGFLIGQVYDATTTLADLQVLKNCLIYMLFYFLAYYAVQDTKTIKFLFFVILFTTFFDAYLGLRQAMDYGFNFNADRRVAAPFSWNTGDANRSSAFYTIYLTLMGVTALYDRSSRTVRWLALACLAFGIFVNFFTYSRQSYGILAALALILTFRRSALLAVVIVIALFNYNLWLPHAAITRIDMTLQTKAPPPGVAAVSLNKQIAASSDGRFIIWGGAAKLIERNPWGIGLNHFERDIGTYAPAYAHEDANNYYVLCATEDGVLAPIAMILLMLGLYRLGRSVEKLDDGQDSKVYGFGLWLAVVAIALVNIYGSRFVDGNLMTNFWIFAGMAARYRAIVLEARTRAPQTSTLSKRHPAPANRTPRPTSRPVTARWAQKDGHQKANP; via the coding sequence ATGAAAGCCGAAAGCCAAACTGCCGTTCAAGCCACGCCGCGGGCACTGAGGCTGTTACTCGCTGCCGCCATTTTCTACATCCCGAATCAGTCCCATTTCCCGGATTTTTCGGGCACCGGGCTGAACGTCACCAATCTGCTGTTTTTCAGCATCCTGCTACTGGTTGTCCGCAACAAGGCCCAGAACCCAGGGCCGGCGCCGCTCAAAAAAGAATTCATTTTCTTTTTTCTGGTGCTGGCCTGGGGCTTCCTGATTGGCCAGGTGTACGACGCAACAACCACCTTGGCCGATCTCCAGGTGCTCAAAAACTGCCTCATCTACATGTTGTTTTACTTCCTGGCCTACTACGCGGTGCAGGACACAAAAACCATCAAATTTCTGTTTTTTGTCATCCTGTTCACGACGTTTTTCGACGCCTACCTTGGCCTGCGCCAGGCCATGGATTACGGCTTCAATTTCAATGCGGATCGCCGGGTTGCGGCTCCCTTCAGTTGGAACACAGGCGATGCGAACCGCTCCTCGGCGTTCTACACCATCTATCTGACCCTGATGGGGGTCACCGCCCTCTACGACCGTTCGAGCCGTACAGTTCGCTGGTTGGCCTTGGCCTGCCTGGCCTTCGGCATCTTCGTCAACTTCTTCACCTACTCCAGACAGTCCTACGGCATTCTCGCGGCCCTGGCCCTGATTCTGACCTTCCGCCGCAGTGCCTTGCTCGCGGTGGTCATCGTCATTGCCTTGTTCAACTACAACCTCTGGCTACCGCATGCCGCCATCACGCGCATCGACATGACGCTGCAAACCAAGGCTCCTCCGCCTGGTGTGGCCGCTGTCTCACTGAACAAGCAGATCGCCGCCAGCAGCGATGGGCGCTTCATCATCTGGGGCGGCGCGGCAAAACTTATCGAACGCAACCCCTGGGGCATCGGCCTGAACCATTTCGAGCGCGACATCGGAACCTACGCGCCCGCATACGCCCATGAAGATGCCAATAACTACTATGTGCTTTGCGCCACGGAAGACGGCGTTCTGGCGCCCATCGCCATGATCTTGCTCATGCTCGGGCTTTATCGCCTCGGGCGATCGGTCGAAAAGCTGGATGACGGCCAGGATTCCAAGGTTTACGGATTCGGTCTGTGGCTCGCCGTGGTCGCCATCGCCTTGGTGAACATCTACGGCAGCCGGTTTGTTGACGGCAACCTCATGACCAACTTCTGGATCTTTGCCGGCATGGCTGCGCGCTACCGCGCCATAGTGCTCGAAGCCAGAACCCGAGCGCCACAGACATCGACCCTCAGCAAGAGGCATCCGGCGCCCGCGAACCGAACGCCACGGCCTACTTCCAGGCCTGTCACGGCGCGCTGGGCACAGAAAGACGGGCATCAGAAAGCAAATCCATGA
- a CDS encoding asparagine synthetase B, translated as MSAILGDFLVLIGPERPPAGMADLSDPALWPPAASDSPVRQAMPVPHVHVWARGDTRIIGDGAAGGLGLALEPPRGSARAAAIDPRGAVVAAWVRDGRFAHEHLSGRYSYVLWSVDGKRALACTDAFRTCPVFHAQVGAGLLIASDLRLILRSGLLAPRVSLQAVYQYLNFSYVPAPLTAIEGAAKLPAGTCLEWNGARVRLRRQWDARYPEDMAAPQAQRIEQLRETILHTVRDYRSADAQGWGTFLSGGTDSSSISGILSQAHDAPVNSFSIGFQEDGYDELPYSRIASQHFGLKAHEYRVSEDDAVAALPKLVGAYDEPFGNSSAIPTFYCTTLAAQNGVTLMVAGDGGDEIFGGNERYRKDQIFHRFHTAPASVRAFGKTLAGVLKGVDSRFANRIKNFVHRATLPNPDRFYSDDAFASKHFEAMLSPAFRAAVRADDALDVQRRIYADAQAHAELHRLMYLDLKMTIADNDVVKVARAAKLAGVEVAFPYLDRRLVDFTGRLPASDKVRGLDKRHLFKLAMNDILPEAIRKKKKQGFGLPTSVWLQRGGSYAKLLTGIVLSDRAAARGYFNPDFIRGLIERHQNGAWDHAADLHMLAVLELWHREYIDPITERQNMAPAQQPQAAPRAMAA; from the coding sequence ATGTCTGCCATCCTCGGCGATTTTCTGGTTCTCATCGGCCCCGAACGGCCACCCGCCGGAATGGCCGATTTGTCCGACCCCGCGCTGTGGCCCCCGGCCGCCAGCGACTCCCCAGTGCGACAGGCGATGCCAGTCCCCCATGTTCATGTCTGGGCGCGCGGCGACACCCGCATCATTGGTGATGGCGCAGCTGGCGGACTGGGGCTGGCCCTGGAGCCCCCGCGGGGCAGCGCGCGAGCGGCAGCCATCGACCCGCGCGGCGCGGTGGTCGCCGCCTGGGTGCGCGATGGCCGCTTCGCGCACGAACATCTCAGCGGTCGTTACAGCTACGTGCTGTGGTCGGTCGACGGCAAACGCGCACTGGCCTGCACCGACGCGTTCCGCACCTGCCCGGTGTTTCATGCGCAAGTGGGCGCCGGTCTGCTCATCGCCAGCGACTTGCGGCTCATCCTGCGCTCCGGTCTGCTGGCTCCCCGCGTATCGCTGCAGGCGGTGTACCAATACCTCAACTTCAGCTATGTACCCGCACCTTTGACCGCCATCGAAGGTGCTGCCAAGCTGCCCGCCGGAACCTGCCTGGAATGGAATGGTGCGCGGGTTCGACTGCGCCGCCAATGGGATGCCCGCTATCCGGAGGACATGGCGGCGCCGCAGGCGCAGCGCATTGAGCAGTTGCGTGAAACCATTCTGCACACCGTGCGCGATTACCGCAGTGCCGACGCGCAGGGCTGGGGCACGTTTCTCAGCGGCGGGACCGACAGCTCCAGCATCTCGGGCATTCTGTCGCAAGCGCACGATGCCCCAGTGAACAGCTTTTCCATCGGGTTCCAGGAAGACGGCTACGACGAGTTGCCCTACTCACGCATCGCCAGTCAGCATTTCGGCCTGAAAGCCCACGAGTATCGCGTGAGTGAAGACGACGCCGTTGCCGCCCTGCCCAAACTGGTGGGCGCGTACGACGAGCCCTTCGGCAACTCCTCCGCCATTCCCACCTTCTACTGCACCACGTTGGCCGCACAAAATGGCGTCACGCTGATGGTCGCCGGTGACGGCGGCGACGAAATCTTCGGCGGCAACGAGCGCTATCGCAAGGACCAGATCTTCCATCGCTTCCACACGGCGCCTGCTTCCGTGCGGGCATTTGGCAAAACCCTGGCTGGTGTGCTCAAGGGAGTGGACTCGCGCTTCGCCAACCGCATCAAGAACTTCGTTCACCGCGCCACACTGCCCAACCCCGACCGTTTCTACAGCGACGACGCCTTCGCCTCCAAACATTTCGAGGCGATGCTCAGCCCCGCGTTCCGCGCCGCTGTCCGAGCCGATGACGCGCTGGACGTGCAGCGCCGCATCTACGCCGACGCTCAAGCGCATGCGGAACTGCATCGGCTGATGTACCTCGACCTGAAAATGACCATCGCCGACAACGATGTGGTCAAGGTGGCGCGCGCCGCCAAGCTGGCCGGCGTGGAAGTGGCGTTCCCCTACCTGGACCGTCGCCTCGTCGATTTCACCGGCCGCCTGCCGGCTTCGGACAAGGTCCGCGGCCTGGACAAGCGCCATCTGTTCAAACTGGCGATGAACGACATCCTGCCGGAAGCGATCCGCAAGAAGAAAAAGCAGGGCTTCGGCTTGCCCACCAGCGTGTGGCTGCAGCGCGGCGGAAGCTATGCCAAGCTGCTCACTGGCATCGTGCTGTCCGATCGCGCGGCCGCCCGCGGTTACTTCAACCCCGATTTCATTCGCGGCTTGATCGAGCGCCACCAAAACGGCGCGTGGGACCACGCGGCCGATCTTCACATGCTGGCCGTACTTGAACTGTGGCACCGCGAGTACATCGACCCCATCACCGAGCGCCAAAACATGGCCCCGGCCCAGCAGCCGCAAGCTGCGCCGCGGGCCATGGCGGCCTGA
- the asnB gene encoding asparagine synthase (glutamine-hydrolyzing): protein MCGIAGLYGLGDRLDADPAVIDAMCQRIEHRGPDDRGVFRHPIGHIGMQRLSIIDIATGHQPIHNEDRTVWIVFNGEIYNFRDLRRELESAGHIFTTHTDTECIVHGYEQWGEGVFERLRGMFGVAILDIAQNKLVLGRDRLGKKPLYYTTLADGTLAFGSELKCLAVVPGFRAKVSSQATHDYFALGYVPAPASIYEGVYKLPPAHVLVAQHGQVSLRRYWQLVFGPKWTDDEPTLQRRLLEQLEDAVRVRLVSDVPFGAFLSGGLDSSVVAALMARNMAQPVKTFSIGFREERFNELPAARAVARHIGADHTELVVEADAVSTLKDLVWYFDEPFGDSSSVPTHLVSKLAAGHVKMVLSGDGGDELFAGYERYAKYQKLLTLRRSSLGLGGPLLRTAAAVAPGTLGVRLSRIATRMALPYPDDYISSVALANSDDLRLILAPEFQRADPYSSIRRHFLDANIPDPMERILNGDMATYLSDDILVKVDRMTMANSLEARAPLLDHVLLEFAARLPFDLKLRDGKGKYLFRRVAEELLPASVLNKPKQGFAIPIAHWLRHDLRELMRDTINSRRFSERGVFNVEGVNLCMDRHLAGTHDNSEILWLTLTYEMWAQRFLDQADGLSGVALQSPAASLIPA from the coding sequence ATGTGCGGAATCGCAGGACTCTACGGACTGGGCGACCGGCTGGATGCCGATCCGGCCGTGATCGACGCCATGTGCCAGCGCATCGAGCACCGCGGGCCGGACGACCGCGGCGTGTTCCGCCACCCGATCGGCCATATCGGCATGCAGCGCCTGAGCATCATCGACATCGCCACCGGCCATCAACCCATCCACAACGAGGATCGCACGGTGTGGATCGTGTTCAACGGCGAGATCTACAACTTTCGCGATCTGCGCCGCGAGCTTGAATCCGCGGGGCATATCTTCACCACCCACACCGACACCGAATGCATCGTGCACGGCTACGAGCAGTGGGGCGAAGGCGTGTTCGAGCGCCTGCGCGGCATGTTCGGCGTGGCGATTCTGGATATCGCCCAAAACAAACTTGTGCTCGGTCGCGACCGCCTCGGCAAGAAGCCGCTCTACTACACCACCCTGGCTGACGGCACGCTGGCCTTCGGCTCCGAACTCAAATGTCTGGCTGTGGTGCCGGGCTTTCGCGCCAAGGTCTCCTCTCAAGCGACGCACGACTATTTCGCGCTGGGCTATGTGCCGGCGCCCGCAAGCATTTACGAAGGCGTCTACAAGCTCCCCCCTGCGCATGTGCTCGTCGCGCAGCATGGTCAAGTCAGCTTGCGCCGCTATTGGCAACTGGTGTTCGGGCCGAAGTGGACCGATGACGAACCCACCCTGCAGCGCCGCCTGCTGGAGCAGCTCGAAGACGCGGTGCGCGTGCGTCTGGTGAGCGATGTGCCCTTCGGGGCGTTTCTGAGCGGCGGGCTCGATTCCAGCGTGGTCGCCGCGCTGATGGCGCGCAATATGGCGCAGCCGGTGAAGACCTTCTCCATCGGCTTTCGCGAGGAGCGCTTCAACGAACTGCCCGCGGCCCGCGCCGTGGCCCGGCACATTGGCGCCGACCACACCGAACTCGTCGTCGAGGCCGACGCCGTGTCCACGCTGAAAGACCTGGTCTGGTACTTCGACGAGCCCTTCGGCGACTCCTCCTCGGTCCCCACCCACCTCGTCTCCAAGCTGGCTGCGGGACACGTGAAAATGGTGCTCTCCGGCGATGGCGGGGACGAACTCTTCGCCGGCTACGAACGCTACGCGAAATACCAGAAGCTGCTCACACTGCGTCGATCCTCACTTGGCCTGGGCGGGCCTTTGCTGCGCACCGCTGCAGCCGTCGCACCCGGCACGCTGGGCGTGCGCCTGAGCCGCATCGCGACGCGCATGGCATTGCCCTACCCCGACGACTACATCTCCAGCGTGGCGCTGGCCAACAGTGACGACCTGCGCCTCATCCTCGCCCCCGAGTTCCAGCGGGCCGACCCCTATTCCAGCATCCGCCGGCATTTTCTCGATGCGAACATCCCCGATCCGATGGAACGCATCCTGAACGGGGACATGGCCACGTATCTCAGCGACGACATTCTGGTCAAGGTCGACCGCATGACCATGGCCAATTCGCTCGAAGCCCGCGCCCCACTGCTCGACCATGTACTGCTCGAATTCGCCGCGCGGCTGCCGTTCGACCTCAAGCTGCGCGACGGCAAGGGCAAGTACCTGTTCCGGCGCGTGGCGGAAGAACTCCTGCCCGCCAGCGTGCTGAACAAACCCAAGCAAGGCTTCGCCATTCCCATCGCCCACTGGCTGCGCCACGATTTGCGCGAACTCATGCGCGACACCATCAACTCACGGCGCTTCAGTGAACGCGGCGTGTTCAACGTCGAAGGTGTAAACCTATGCATGGACCGGCACTTGGCCGGCACGCACGACAACAGCGAGATTCTGTGGCTGACCCTGACCTACGAAATGTGGGCGCAGCGCTTCCTTGACCAGGCTGACGGACTTTCCGGTGTCGCGTTGCAGTCCCCGGCCGCCAGCCTCATTCCAGCCTGA
- a CDS encoding glycosyltransferase, whose product MLIVTDEMEVGGTQRQIVQMVLGLDRSRFEPTVLYFRNRSFFVDQLEQAGVPVLLAAKHARIDPGFVRRLRQTVAAGAFDVMHCFALTGELWGAVVHALIPARRKPVLLSSIRNTYDWERPLHRRIKQWVMRRSWQVVANSEAGALSARHSMKLPPGLIRVIYNGVTVPELAPQTDATVRTQLGIELNTPLILFVGRLVEQKDVATLIRAMARLRNTHARLIIAGDGPLRPALEQQTGLLGLSEQVHFLGQRHDAAALMSAANLVVLPSLVEGLSNVILEGMMCGRPVIASHTGGNVELVEHERTGLLFHVGDDAALAACIQRLIDNPEQAVNLGRAARDKALRCFSMPAMVAAFATLYEEAATLRCAPRP is encoded by the coding sequence GTGCTCATCGTCACCGATGAAATGGAGGTCGGCGGGACGCAGCGTCAGATCGTGCAGATGGTGCTGGGGCTCGACCGCTCGCGTTTCGAACCCACGGTTCTGTATTTTCGCAACCGCTCGTTTTTTGTCGACCAGCTCGAGCAGGCCGGCGTGCCCGTTCTGCTTGCCGCCAAGCATGCGCGCATCGACCCGGGGTTCGTCCGCCGTCTGCGCCAGACCGTGGCAGCAGGCGCGTTCGATGTGATGCATTGCTTCGCCCTCACCGGCGAACTGTGGGGTGCCGTGGTCCACGCCCTAATCCCCGCCCGGCGCAAGCCCGTGCTGCTGAGCTCCATCCGCAATACCTACGACTGGGAGCGCCCGCTGCACCGCCGCATCAAGCAATGGGTGATGCGGCGCTCATGGCAGGTCGTGGCCAACTCCGAGGCAGGCGCGCTAAGCGCTCGGCACAGCATGAAACTGCCGCCCGGGCTCATCCGCGTGATCTACAACGGCGTGACCGTGCCCGAGCTTGCGCCTCAAACCGACGCGACCGTGCGCACTCAGCTCGGCATCGAACTGAACACGCCCTTGATCCTGTTCGTCGGCCGCCTCGTCGAACAAAAAGACGTGGCCACGCTGATCCGTGCCATGGCTCGGCTGCGGAACACCCATGCACGACTCATCATCGCCGGAGATGGTCCGCTGCGCCCGGCGCTCGAGCAACAAACCGGGTTGCTGGGGCTGAGCGAGCAAGTCCACTTCCTGGGTCAGCGCCATGACGCTGCAGCACTGATGTCGGCAGCCAACCTGGTGGTGCTGCCCTCCCTGGTTGAGGGGCTGTCAAACGTCATTCTCGAGGGCATGATGTGCGGACGTCCAGTGATTGCGTCGCATACCGGGGGGAATGTCGAATTGGTCGAACACGAGCGCACGGGCCTGCTGTTCCATGTCGGCGATGACGCCGCGCTGGCCGCCTGCATCCAGCGCCTCATCGACAACCCCGAACAAGCTGTCAACCTGGGCCGTGCGGCACGCGACAAGGCGCTGCGTTGCTTCAGCATGCCGGCGATGGTGGCCGCGTTTGCAACCCTCTACGAGGAAGCGGCAACCCTGCGGTGCGCGCCTCGTCCCTGA
- a CDS encoding glycosyltransferase family 2 protein — translation MAAWLLWVSIALLLYTYCGYPALVALWARLAPWPVAASPHYQPRLAMIVVARNEVARIQAKIATCLAQDYPPDRLRVLIVSDGSTDGMDDVVRGFASPRVGLLAFPLTRGKAACLNDAIASCDEEVLVLTDARQRLNPEAVRHLTANLADPQVGAVSGELVFVAEDANAFASGVSAYWRYEKFIRRSQAAIHSVPGVTGALYALRKSCFRPIPPSTILDDVAIPMQAAMQGRRVVFESRALAYDTPSTEARQERRRKVRTLAGNFQLLLLYPQLLLPWRNPIFIQFVSHKLLRLLAPWAMSLALLSNVALALHSTFYAMLLALQLAFYALPLLGALVPACRNCGLVKLATTFIALNGYAMLGFFEFLTNRNAHLWRSGPATTPERPQA, via the coding sequence ATGGCGGCATGGCTGCTCTGGGTCAGCATCGCCCTGCTGCTCTACACCTACTGCGGCTATCCAGCCCTTGTGGCTTTGTGGGCGCGCTTGGCACCATGGCCCGTGGCGGCATCGCCTCACTACCAACCGCGGCTGGCGATGATCGTGGTGGCGCGCAACGAGGTGGCGCGCATTCAGGCCAAGATCGCAACCTGTCTGGCGCAGGATTACCCGCCTGACCGGTTGCGGGTGCTCATCGTCTCCGACGGCTCGACCGATGGCATGGACGATGTCGTGCGCGGCTTCGCCTCGCCGCGGGTCGGCTTGCTTGCTTTTCCGCTGACGCGCGGCAAAGCCGCATGCCTGAACGACGCCATCGCCAGCTGCGATGAAGAGGTTCTGGTGCTGACCGATGCGCGCCAGCGCCTCAACCCCGAAGCGGTACGCCATCTGACGGCCAATCTCGCCGATCCGCAGGTCGGCGCCGTCAGCGGCGAATTGGTCTTCGTCGCCGAAGATGCCAACGCCTTCGCCAGCGGCGTCAGCGCCTATTGGCGCTATGAAAAATTCATCCGCCGCAGCCAAGCGGCCATCCACTCGGTGCCCGGCGTCACCGGGGCGCTGTATGCGCTGCGCAAAAGCTGTTTCAGGCCCATACCACCCAGCACCATCCTCGACGACGTGGCCATCCCCATGCAGGCGGCGATGCAGGGCAGGCGCGTGGTGTTCGAAAGCCGCGCCCTGGCCTACGACACCCCCTCGACCGAAGCCCGGCAGGAACGCCGCCGCAAGGTGCGCACCCTGGCCGGCAATTTCCAGTTGCTTCTGCTCTATCCGCAACTGCTGCTGCCCTGGCGCAACCCCATCTTCATCCAGTTCGTGTCCCACAAGCTGCTGCGCCTGCTGGCGCCATGGGCCATGTCGCTGGCCCTGCTGAGCAATGTCGCGCTGGCCTTGCATTCCACGTTTTACGCCATGCTGCTGGCCCTGCAACTGGCGTTCTATGCGCTGCCGCTGCTCGGCGCGCTGGTGCCGGCATGCCGCAACTGCGGCCTGGTGAAATTGGCGACGACCTTCATCGCACTCAATGGCTACGCCATGCTCGGGTTTTTCGAGTTTCTCACCAACCGCAACGCCCACCTCTGGCGCTCAGGCCCAGCAACGACACCCGAACGGCCGCAGGCCTGA